The DNA region ggagtgaggggaggggacTGACTATAAAGACTCATGAGGGgattttctggggtgatggaaatattttatatgttgataacagtggtggttacacaactgtatacatttttcaaaactcattgaactgtacacttataaagggtgaattttactgtatgtaaactatgccTTAATAAATTTAACTCTttggcttccgtggtggcacggtggttaagaatccgcctgccaacacagggaacatgggttcgagccctggtccgggaaaatcccacatgccgtggagcaactaagcccgtgtgccacaactactgagcctgtgctctagagcccgcgagccacactactgagcccgtgtgccacaactactgaagcccccacgcctagagcccatgctccacgacaagagaagccaccacgatgagaagcctgcgcacagcaacgaagagtagccccagcacagcaacgaagagtagcgcccgctcatggcaaccagagaaaagcctgagcacagcaacagacccaacacagccaacgaataaataaataattaaataaaattttaaaatgaaaaaaaatgagtcccctcaaaaaaacaaaatatagggaattccttggcagtccagggCTTTCACTtcagagggtgcgggttcaatccctggttggggaactaagatcccgcaagccacgtggcatggccaaaaaaagaaaaaaaaaagtatagtacTGTCCAGGTATAAGGTATCATCCATCAGGCACTACCTACAGTACTTTTCACAGAAATTCTCAAATGCCTTTGTGAAACACGgcaaacgtaaaaaaaaaaaaaaaaaaaatctagaaaagacCAAATGTGCTCAGGAAAATATGTGTTGTTAGGCGGCCTTTTGGAACGGCCATTTCTACACTCTAGCAATTGCTCATATGTGAGGCAGCTGGTCCCACTGGGGAGCAGCTGACCACTTGTACTATTTGGGGGTTCTCCTTTCATGAcctgtttgtttgcttatttgtttttaacacCACCAGAGTAAAAAGAATCAACAGTGTCAGAACTGAACAGTGAACGCCTCCCCCAACCCAACCAGGACAGCCTTTGTCCTCCAGGGAAAGAATACAGGTATTTCTGGTTGATCTCCTCTTGGCCTGACCACCGCCATCTTAATGAACACCATGctccaaaagtaaataaaatataaaataagaataacctGCAGCCAAAGACTAGGCTAATGGACAGCGGATTTCTAAGCAGAATAGGAACAAGAGGGGATCAGTACAAAGATGAAGTGCTAACAGTGAGAAAGAATCTGCTCAAACCTGCCAGCATTGCGTCAAAATCCCTGCCCCGCAGTCCATGGCCCTGATCAATGCTGACGAAATTCCAATACAACCAAGGGACCGAAGTAGTTCCTGGAGTTCATAATGGGATCTGAACTGCAGCAAATGGAACTGAGGATATAACCTCCTCTTGCACAGAAATAAGGTCGCTGAAAAGAAAGGGTCATCTATCTGTGTGCACAGCTATCACCTGCTCCCACAGGGCCCAGCGGAGCTCCGGCCCATAGGAGGCGCTCCGAGAATGTTTGTGAGCAAGGCATTCAACTGCTCTTGGAAGACgggtgcccagcccagcccccctcACGGTAAAGACTTATCTCTAATCCATGTTACAATTGACCAACAGTCAAACCAACTTCCCCAGATTTATTCTTCTGAAGCCACGCAGGTTTGTTAACAGTCCTGCATGGAGGGTCTACTCAGCCTCATTTCAAGTAACAACGGGGCCTATTACCCTGTTATccgctgggggtggggaggagtacAGCTGACTGATGCCAGGTGTTGGGGTTATTGAGCTGAAAAGCCTCTTACCAAGAAGCTCACATGCTAGTGGGAAAAAGAATTCTGGAAACAATTACAATAATTTGATAATGAAGAGCTCACCATTAATTGagcagacattgtgctaagtgatcTGTCCAATAACCTTGTGAGGTGAGAACTATACCCACTTTAAAACGAGGAAACTAAGGTTCTGAGAGGTTAGgcacttgcctgaggtcacagaggcAGTGAGCAGAGGGGCCAGGAAAAGAACCCAAGAGGTCTAACTCCACAGCCTGCTCTCCTGGCCCCTGCCGCAGAGATATGAAGACCTGAGACCTGGAGCTGTCAGAGGAGGCCCTCAGACCTGTCCTGGCCGCTACATCCTGAAGCATGGGGGAAGCACTGCAGCCCGAGGGGAGAAGAGGCAAATGGCCTCATGGTGGACCAGACGCTGCGGTACAACGGGATGCCGCCAGGAGGCACGGGACACCGCCAGGAAGCACGGGAGATGGAGCCCTGGGAGACACAGGCAGGGCCAGACCATGGGGCTTGGTGTGCAGGGCATCTACACTttacccaggcccccagcagaaCCGTGAGCCTTTCGATCTGTCGGCCGACATGAGTCTCGCCCGTGAGAATGCTCATGTAGGGCCAGGCCACGCTGTAGAAGCTGGGAAATTGAAGACTGGGGAGGGGCCATCACAAAGCCACTGCGCCGGTCCAGTTGGGCAGGAGAGCCTGAActgggcagggccaggagctCCTTGGTCAGAATCCGCCCAGGCAAGCCAGGTACAGCTCTCGCAGAGCATCTGACACGGACCAACCCTGGACTGCTTGCTGGGCTGATCCCCCTCAGGTCTTTCAGGATCCCGTTTCGGAACCAAGCAGACCCCATGGTTCACAAGGCAGCACAGACCACTGGCCAGCAGCCAGTTTCGATCTctagtctcagtttccccatctgtaatgCAAATGGATTTAACTAGATTGCACTTTAGGTAGCTTCCTGTTCTGACATTCTGTGAATTCTTTTTATATTAGATTCCCATGGTGTCAGGCAAATGAAACCTCATGGACACATTTGGAAGTTCTGTCCAAAGGCACTGATTTGCTCTTCTTTGGGACGTGTGGGCAGTAATCTTATATAAATTGGAACAATCTCTGAAGAGGTCGGTTTGGCACTGTCAAGGTTTGGTTTGTGCGTTAACTTGGCTGAGCCACTGTGCCCAGATGTTTGATCAAACATTACTCTGGATGTTTCTATAAAGGTGTTTTtgagatgagattaacatttaaatcagtggactttaaACCAGAGAAAAGCAGTTCCCCTTtgtaatgtgggtgggcctcatccaatcagttgaaggtcttatTAGACCAAAAATGgactcccccacctcctccaagcaaggaattctgccagcagactgcctttggactggATCTgaaactcttccctgggtctccagccagccagcctcctCTACAGATTTTAGATTTATCAAGCCTCCACAATCCTGTGAGccaatcctttaaaataaatcagtcctctctctctctgtctctctctctcacactcacacacacacactgctggttctgttctctggagaacactaTTTATCAAAATTGTAAATGCTGGTTATAACCCATCCACATATCAGAATATATTGTAGCCACAGAAAACGATGCAGTCCCTTTatgtactgacatggaaagatctccaagatatattaaCAATAATGTGTATAGTGTATAATCATCTgtgtaaacaacaaaaaaagagtaaaaactaAAATTCGTATTGCTTACCTGTGGGGGAAAAACTCTCTGGAAGGATAACTAAGAAACTAACAGCAGGGGTTACCTGTTGGAGGAGGGCAGTGGGGGAACTGAGTAATGGGAGACAGGGCAGAGGGGCTTTTTGCTTTATTCCTTCTATATTCTTTGATACATGCACATATTctttgacccagcaactccacatCCACGTTTACCTTATAAATACACTCCCCCACatgtaaaatggtatataaaATTCAGTTGTAGCATCGttcataagaaaataagaatggagggacttccctggtggcgcagtggttaagaatacacctgccaatgcaggggacacaggttcaagccctggtccaagaagatcccacatgccgcagagctactaagcccgtgtgcgcctgtgctctacagcccacgagccacaactactgagcccgcacgcctagagcctgtactccgaaAAAAGaacagccactgcaatgagaaggccgtgcaccgcaacagagtagccctcgcttgctgcaactagagaaagcgcacacacaggaacgaagacccaatgcagtgaaaaacaaataaataaaatatataaatttatatatataaaaaaagaatggaaacaacccaaacacccATCAGCAGGAAAGCGGTTAAATAAATCATCCATTTGTTCAAAAAATGAGGCTGCTCTCTCTGTTCTGATGTGGAATGATTTCCAAGTGGGAAAAAGTGAGGTGCAGGACACGGTGTGTACACAGTATGCTACCATTTGTGTGGGAAGAAAAGTCAAACTCAGTGCCTGTGTATTTGCAAATGCATGAACACAGAATAAACTCATGACAGGTGTTCCCTCTGGGGAGGGGAACTAGGTAAGTGGGGAGTGGGGCGGGAGAAGGAATTACTCTACAATGTATTTTTTGAATCATGGGCATGTATAATCTACTCAAAAGTCTGGAAAATTtctgaggggaaggggagaggtagGAGGAGGAGAACTTACGTGCCAGGGTGGTACTGAACACAAAGCATTCATCCACTCCGCTTTTTATGATGTTTTTAACCTCAGTTTTCCCTGAACTGATCTTACGAATTCCCACTTTGGACCACGGCAAATTTCACTGAAGACCCAGGGCCCTCACCAAAAtcaagaagataatttttttttttttttgcggtacgcgggcctctcactgttgtggcctctcccgttgcggagcacaggctccggacgcgcaggctcagcggccatggctcacgggcccagccgctccgcggcatgtgggatcctcccggaccggggcacgaacccctgtcccctgcattggcaggtggactctcaaccactgcgccaccagggaagcccaggaagataATTTTTGAAGATAAGAGCACTAGCTCTCTGAAAGGCAGGTGACTCTTTAATCCATGCATAGATACGACCAGATGCAGAcctgttcttcagaaccttttttattcttctaaCCACCAGAGAAGGTCAGCTTGAACCGAAACAAGCTGAAATCGCCTCAAAAGGCCCACCTCATTACACACAACAGGGCAAAACCTGAAGTgaagcctcagtttttttcagAGCAGACCCAGCATGTATTCTTACACAGGTGTCCACTAAAGACTGATCAGCAAAGCACCACCACCACAAACTTACAAACTCCGCTGGGGGCTCCCCCGTGTGTCACTCACGGAGTCCACCTCttcctcagccataaataagTCCTCGTTCTTTTGCGGGGGAAGGTCATCAGTGCGTATCTTGAGCGATAGACCATTTGTTTACTCTGGAACTTTGAAAGGGAGGTGACTCAACTTATTTCCTCCCCTGCATCTGAGATGCAATCGCTTCTCTGAATATCTAAACCGTGACCTGGGAGATAGGTCGTGGAGGGTCCCTCAACAAAGACTCTTCAGGACCAGCCTATCAGGCTCCTTAAGTACTTAATCCTTTGTTTTTCAGAAACCTTTGCACCTGGGCTCCCAAGAGGCAAGCAGGCCCAAAGGAGCGGCCACAGGCCTGGGAGCGAGCGGCCTCTCTGAGCAGTCaccggggaggaggagggggcagggagggggcgagGTGGAGATGCAGGGGGACAGAAATCAGCTGAAACACTCCATGCTGGTTCTGACTCGCTCCATCTCGTGCAGGAAGCTGTAGAACTGAGGCAAGGTTAATTCTGGGGAGAGAAAATGCAGCTTCAGGTGAGTGTTTCCAACTCCACAGAATCATCCAAGAAAATGAATTTCCACCCggagactttctttttcttttttggtttagtACCTCTAAGCAGTTCTTGACAGGTAATTGATCATAATAAAGAActgaagccttaaaaaaaaaaaaacgaactgAAGCCTTGAACATAGAAAGTTCTCAGCTCCAccaaaaaaaggaagggggggATTTAAAATGGCATTAACTCCCCGGCACAAAGGGATGAAAGGGGGTCATTCGGGACAGTAGACGTGGCTCCTACAGCAAGAGCTTCTTGCGCTTCGATATTCGCCATTCCTACCTCACCCTTTCCCTTTTGCAGAAAGGTCTAAAAGTCTTCAAACTGTGGGGTCTCCAACCTGCTGATGGCTTATTATTTATGAGAGCAAAGGCAGCAGAATGGTGACTCCACAGCTTGGTTAtgactttttcttctggaaaaatgATTGGTGGCGGGCTTCACAAGCCCAATGActgaagaaaacatgggaaaagGGAAAGAGCTTTAATGGGAATTTGGACTCACCTATGTATAAATTTTCAGTTTGATTTCCTTTCTTAACCACCAACTTTAACTgatccaaaaaggaaaaagagaaagaaaacatttaaattaaaatgatgacAACTGGGCAAAGAAATTCCTGAAACCTGAACTGTCACGTAAACATCAAAGCATCCAGCATCTCACTTGAGAGTTACTAGGGAGCAGTCTGGATGGTCCACCACCAAAACCTCTAACAATTTCCGCGATTACATGAATAATCAAACTTTCAAGAATAATATCCCGATCCTATTAATCTGAAAGTAAGCGTGTTAGTGACTACATCTTTGGCTGACCACATTGCTCTGAGATACACAAGGCACTGGATATTAAAGAAACCCAATGTAGATTTAATACCAAGTCAAAAATCTCCCAATTTTCAGAGATCAGGAGAAGACTTACTTGTAAAAAAATACTTCCCACTTTTTCCAGTTCGCTGCTCCCAGACGTCACTGTGACACAAAAGAGAAAACCAGTAAGTGACTGATTGAGGACTCACCCTGAAGACCCCAATCTTGTAAGTTGTACAGCAGAAGCCATGTGGGGGCCAGTATGAGGACAGCAGAATGTGCTTTTCAGGAAGTGAACTTCTTGAGACCCGTGGATAGAAAGAGCTGCCGAATGTTGACAGCGACACAGAGAAGCAGGTGCTGGACCCAACAGTCTTGGGGGACCAAGGACACCTCTTCCCCAGCAAAGTCATCTGAAAGCCTCTGCCACCCAACCCTACATCACCCAAATGACCCAGGACTGGCTCTAACTAGTTACCTCCAAATGTCCACTCCATATCTATAAGCTGGTTAATCATCAGAGTCTGACCTATGGCCCATCGAGCAAGGGTGGGGGCATTCTGTTTCCActggaacaaaagcaaaaagccaAAGTCATAACAATGGGAAAAAATCCCCCCTATTCATTCCGCCCCCAACACAGCATGTTTAGTCTTTACACAGACAGTGGTAAGCATGCAGAACGAAGGGCTCGGCCTATGTGCACAgatctgggggctggggggagtcaAGAGGGGCAGGAgacaatttaaatgttttcttttattccaagATTTAATCCAGGTTGGAACAAAAACCGTATGACATTTATAGTCAGtcaaatcagagggaaaaaattaGAGTTGCACTGAATAGTGCTGTTTAAAAGCTACATGTCTGTCATTTGCATGAAACCAAATGAAAAACATTAAGCTGGGAGACGACACATGATGACTGACGGTTTTTCCTTAGTCagcattttccatttgtttcttttcacgAAATAAAAGCAAGTGATCTTAATTAACCTTGATTAGGAGGAATTATGATACCTTTTCAGAAAAGTAAGTGGCTTTCTCCTCACTGAGACCTATAAGAGAACAGAAGGAGACATGAACACAGTGAAGGGCTGCAGGGCCTGTCACCCTGAGCAGCCTTGGTGGTCACCTACCCAGAGTTATGAAATCAGCCCGGACCTGCTCAGCTGTGAGACTCTTCTTCAAGGCACctaggagggaggggagaaatc from Tursiops truncatus isolate mTurTru1 chromosome 15, mTurTru1.mat.Y, whole genome shotgun sequence includes:
- the COMMD7 gene encoding COMM domain-containing protein 7; its protein translation is MGRLHCTQDPVPEAVGGDMQQLNQLGAQKFSALTEVLFHFLTEPKEVERFLAQLSEFATTNQISLGPLRSIVKSLLLVPNGALKKSLTAEQVRADFITLGLSEEKATYFSEKWKQNAPTLARWAIGQTLMINQLIDMEWTFGVTSGSSELEKVGSIFLQLKLVVKKGNQTENLYIELTLPQFYSFLHEMERVRTSMECFS